In a single window of the Sorangium aterium genome:
- a CDS encoding RHS repeat domain-containing protein: MAFADPHGVDEQQAPCPWRFRHDAMGRLVEVTLPSGAHHRVSYDGFGRPARVKRDGVASITYIYAAGSSDVKEKRFATPAGVLVRSVTYVRDGLGRITSETHRDATGKTATFTHDHDGKVDSKVIAGQLGFENCVRGEGFSRQTVHRPNGQLASSRITLTQVRLPRLSCHWRR; the protein is encoded by the coding sequence ATGGCGTTCGCGGACCCGCATGGTGTCGACGAGCAGCAGGCGCCGTGCCCCTGGCGCTTTCGCCACGACGCCATGGGCCGCCTCGTCGAGGTCACGCTGCCGAGCGGCGCGCACCACCGGGTGAGCTACGACGGCTTCGGCCGGCCGGCGCGGGTGAAGCGCGACGGCGTGGCCAGCATCACCTACATCTACGCCGCGGGCTCGAGCGACGTGAAGGAGAAGCGCTTCGCCACGCCCGCCGGCGTGCTGGTCCGCTCGGTCACGTACGTTCGCGACGGGCTCGGCCGCATCACCAGCGAGACCCACCGCGACGCCACCGGCAAGACCGCGACCTTCACCCACGATCACGACGGCAAGGTCGACAGCAAGGTCATCGCCGGCCAGCTCGGCTTCGAGAACTGCGTGCGCGGCGAGGGATTCAGCCGGCAGACCGTGCACCGTCCCAACGGCCAGCTGGCCAGCTCACGCATCACGCTGACTCAAGTACGGCTTCCGCGACTGAGTTGCCACTGGCGACGATAG
- a CDS encoding site-specific integrase — MGQLRDRMAEDLKLRRYKPSTCDNYLRCARAFVAYHRKPPQQMGLDEVRAFLLYLAEQRKIAEATQHQYVAAIKFLYATTVSRRCPSFRDKRRVNARQ; from the coding sequence ATGGGACAGCTCCGCGATCGAATGGCCGAAGACCTGAAGCTGCGGCGATACAAGCCGTCGACGTGCGACAATTACCTCCGCTGCGCACGGGCCTTCGTAGCCTATCACCGCAAGCCGCCGCAGCAGATGGGTCTCGACGAGGTGCGCGCGTTTTTGCTCTACCTCGCCGAGCAGCGAAAGATCGCGGAGGCGACGCAGCACCAGTACGTGGCGGCGATCAAGTTCCTCTACGCGACCACCGTCAGCCGGAGGTGCCCCAGTTTTCGCGACAAGAGGCGCGTCAATGCTCGACAATGA
- a CDS encoding DUF4365 domain-containing protein: MKLSANKITGRLGVNYVERVALEAGCKPIFMPEDLDTGIDGFIEFVGDAATLVAFQVKRGPSFFDNAGAKHQADARHLRYWKGYVLPVILIIVREDESEALWMDVRQHVRDSPSIVERGPFVLRPPRLQRFESAALTGVIRKLATPYQFGDAVSALCDADGETRLSALSLLYRFRMERRTPFCLAAALRAELDLDALATFCDFYSRYMSHPEVPFGADRELSAYARSLLAGLPRSQLLNLLAAFNSDEEYGDWDGATEIYSMSEEKIWDRHAVVERGTVQQGIAVVVGAAASPEQLLSVLADSEVTLGQRKAAVALFGYLGYTCDVDSVDNILGRETDAPLCALLTWLRYWLVLETRTDGDGTVTA, encoded by the coding sequence ATGAAACTGAGTGCAAACAAGATCACAGGCCGGCTGGGCGTGAACTACGTCGAGCGTGTTGCGCTGGAGGCCGGCTGCAAGCCGATTTTTATGCCGGAGGACCTTGATACAGGGATCGACGGCTTCATCGAATTTGTCGGCGACGCGGCAACTCTAGTCGCGTTTCAAGTCAAAAGGGGCCCGTCGTTCTTTGACAACGCCGGAGCCAAGCATCAGGCGGACGCTCGCCATCTTCGCTATTGGAAGGGATACGTTCTTCCCGTTATTCTCATCATTGTGCGAGAGGACGAGTCGGAGGCGCTATGGATGGACGTTCGGCAACACGTCAGGGACAGCCCTTCGATCGTTGAGCGCGGGCCCTTCGTGCTTCGTCCACCACGACTCCAGCGATTCGAGTCCGCCGCGCTCACCGGGGTGATTAGGAAGTTGGCAACGCCATATCAGTTTGGTGATGCCGTGTCTGCGCTCTGCGATGCAGACGGAGAGACGCGATTGTCGGCGTTGTCTTTGCTCTATCGGTTCAGAATGGAACGCCGGACACCGTTCTGCTTGGCCGCCGCCCTTCGGGCGGAACTCGATCTGGATGCGCTTGCAACGTTCTGCGACTTCTACAGCCGCTACATGTCACACCCTGAGGTTCCCTTTGGCGCGGATCGAGAGCTATCCGCATACGCACGGTCGCTTCTTGCGGGGCTTCCTCGTTCACAGCTCCTCAATCTTCTTGCCGCATTCAATAGCGACGAGGAGTACGGGGATTGGGACGGTGCTACGGAGATTTACAGTATGAGTGAGGAAAAAATCTGGGACCGCCATGCCGTCGTCGAACGAGGCACAGTTCAACAGGGTATCGCGGTGGTCGTGGGCGCTGCGGCTTCGCCCGAACAGCTGCTGTCCGTTCTCGCCGATTCCGAGGTGACTCTCGGGCAACGCAAAGCTGCGGTGGCCTTGTTCGGATACCTTGGCTACACATGTGACGTTGACTCCGTCGACAATATTCTCGGCCGTGAAACTGATGCGCCCCTTTGCGCGCTTCTGACCTGGCTTCGCTATTGGCTGGTTCTGGAAACCAGAACGGACGGCGATGGCACGGTCACCGCCTAA
- a CDS encoding DUF4150 domain-containing protein, which yields MSIPREGSRDIGEGIIVSTCPDVCKTPVGPALVPIPYSIYARQNQAAVDTATTVLQTGDRSHNMGSKVTTCQGDEPGSGLGVKSGTVGSVCEPKTYSPTVRIEGTNAIRHDDAWWMNDRNTEGKLIFVRDTRVMSASDRPVQVAFLDTTGAYTGTGTATTPGSAPAAGPMGAAARLNALLGLGALGAGLGEMAGQYYIGNEGMFARSIDQHLYGQMSADQRSAAYGSSGWYWNQVDSTNNQLSLKAGTLVDFRQMTPEQLEQLVRQPWPSAEKIRQNAERLRAQRARQEENARLAAAAGNVRVTRERDRPCNVGPYSTIRGTCEPGYQAHHIVPDYTLRYGTRAEGEAGMKRIPNFPSFGDGPAICLQGNAGDDGSEHWEAHGVDASIAQLGVNGTPPGTTAIGSIIDLSENQVVNLRRECEAQIRAAVQAGFAGVDRAQLGRTTIMPTVAGSPQYEALSTGMRPGGRY from the coding sequence ATGAGCATCCCGCGCGAGGGCAGCCGCGACATAGGCGAAGGCATCATCGTCTCGACCTGCCCGGATGTCTGCAAGACGCCGGTCGGCCCGGCGCTCGTCCCCATCCCTTATTCGATCTACGCAAGGCAGAACCAGGCGGCCGTGGACACCGCGACCACCGTGCTGCAGACCGGCGATCGGTCGCACAACATGGGATCGAAGGTGACGACGTGCCAGGGTGATGAGCCGGGCAGCGGGCTCGGGGTCAAATCGGGCACGGTAGGCAGCGTCTGCGAGCCCAAGACCTACTCGCCCACCGTGCGCATCGAGGGCACAAACGCGATCCGCCACGACGACGCCTGGTGGATGAACGACCGCAACACCGAGGGGAAGCTCATCTTCGTGCGGGACACGCGGGTGATGAGCGCCAGCGACCGCCCGGTCCAGGTCGCCTTTCTCGACACGACGGGGGCCTACACGGGCACGGGCACGGCCACGACGCCGGGGAGCGCGCCCGCCGCGGGGCCCATGGGGGCGGCCGCCAGGCTCAACGCGCTGCTCGGCCTCGGTGCGCTGGGAGCAGGCCTCGGGGAGATGGCCGGTCAGTATTACATCGGCAATGAAGGCATGTTCGCCCGGAGCATCGATCAGCACCTTTATGGCCAGATGAGCGCCGACCAGCGGAGTGCCGCCTATGGATCGAGCGGCTGGTACTGGAACCAGGTAGATAGCACCAACAATCAGCTCTCGCTCAAGGCGGGCACCCTCGTCGACTTCCGCCAGATGACGCCCGAGCAGCTCGAGCAGCTCGTGAGGCAGCCGTGGCCCTCGGCCGAGAAGATCCGGCAGAACGCCGAGCGCCTGCGGGCGCAGCGCGCGCGACAGGAGGAAAATGCGCGGCTCGCCGCCGCAGCGGGCAACGTGCGCGTGACGCGCGAGCGAGACCGGCCTTGCAACGTCGGCCCATACAGCACTATCCGCGGCACGTGCGAACCCGGCTACCAGGCGCACCACATCGTGCCCGACTACACCCTTCGTTATGGCACGAGGGCCGAGGGCGAGGCGGGGATGAAGCGCATCCCCAACTTCCCGTCATTCGGCGACGGGCCCGCCATCTGCCTCCAGGGCAACGCCGGCGACGACGGCTCGGAGCACTGGGAGGCGCACGGCGTGGACGCGAGCATCGCCCAGCTGGGCGTGAACGGCACGCCGCCGGGGACGACCGCCATCGGCAGCATCATCGACCTCTCGGAGAATCAGGTCGTCAACCTCCGCCGGGAGTGCGAGGCGCAGATCCGCGCCGCGGTGCAGGCGGGCTTCGCCGGGGTTGACCGCGCGCAGCTCGGCCGCACCACCATCATGCCGACCGTGGCCGGGAGCCCGCAGTACGAGGCGCTCAGCACCGGCATGCGCCCGGGCGGTCGCTACTGA
- a CDS encoding DUF2169 family type VI secretion system accessory protein, translated as MLAANATPFAALGFEQKHRDGAAMAVVAARGTLLLSPEGRLSIAPDQSLILADEYEGDPHATPMLRVGLLIPFKPAADVTLLADGHAPGGVAAHVWQVGARVGEYTRFLRAYAPRAFEPDAGGFRLSTGEPAARASIDYRSAAGGVVIGDPEGNVDARNPIGRGVLDRRHTPADRAYPAPTIDSEAEPVGDPAARPEPQGFGPVPPWWQFRSRFAGTYDDAWLATRHPQLPADFDYRFYQTAHPGLVLPGHLRGDERVELQGLTPGGGALAFTLPGHSLWAWFKWERGRRVPVRLHLDGMHIDVRGEPPWSVQLTWRAWVAMSQGFDRIDLAAASLEKAAALPWCDERGLVSPGSDA; from the coding sequence ATGTTGGCCGCCAACGCGACCCCCTTCGCCGCGCTAGGGTTCGAGCAGAAGCACCGTGACGGCGCAGCCATGGCCGTCGTCGCGGCAAGGGGCACGCTTCTACTCTCGCCCGAAGGCCGGCTGTCGATCGCCCCCGATCAATCCTTGATCCTCGCCGACGAGTACGAGGGTGATCCGCATGCGACACCGATGCTCCGGGTCGGCCTGCTCATCCCTTTCAAGCCCGCGGCCGACGTCACCCTCCTCGCTGATGGCCACGCCCCCGGGGGCGTGGCCGCGCACGTCTGGCAGGTGGGCGCGCGCGTCGGGGAATACACGCGCTTCCTGAGGGCGTATGCGCCGCGCGCGTTCGAGCCGGACGCCGGCGGGTTTCGGCTTTCCACGGGAGAGCCGGCGGCCCGCGCGTCCATCGACTACCGATCGGCCGCCGGCGGCGTCGTCATCGGCGATCCCGAGGGCAACGTCGACGCGCGCAACCCCATCGGCCGGGGCGTCCTCGATCGCCGCCACACGCCGGCCGATCGCGCCTACCCCGCGCCCACCATCGACAGCGAGGCCGAGCCTGTGGGCGACCCGGCGGCGCGGCCAGAACCGCAGGGCTTCGGGCCCGTGCCGCCCTGGTGGCAGTTTCGCAGCCGCTTCGCCGGCACCTACGACGACGCCTGGCTGGCGACTCGCCACCCTCAGCTCCCCGCCGATTTCGACTATCGCTTCTACCAGACCGCGCACCCCGGCCTGGTCTTGCCCGGCCATCTCCGCGGCGATGAGCGCGTCGAGCTCCAGGGCCTCACGCCGGGGGGCGGCGCGCTCGCGTTCACGCTGCCCGGCCACTCGCTCTGGGCCTGGTTCAAGTGGGAGCGGGGGCGCCGCGTCCCGGTGCGCCTCCACCTCGATGGCATGCACATCGATGTCCGCGGCGAGCCGCCTTGGTCTGTCCAGCTCACCTGGCGCGCCTGGGTGGCCATGTCGCAGGGCTTCGATCGTATCGATCTCGCTGCCGCGAGCCTCGAAAAGGCCGCGGCGCTGCCGTGGTGTGACGAGCGAGGGCTCGTGAGCCCGGGGAGCGACGCATGA
- a CDS encoding type VI secretion system Vgr family protein: MADTHPSMRNKGTGLSSGVYRVEVQIASGDMLDVRRFQVTERMSSLFEVQIVAVSDNPDIDFEAVIGQPMTFTAHANQTRVWSGLCSHLQQVAVEERYLSTYELTLVPRLWLATQRRNYRMFQHKSEVDIVLQLLGEWGISPTRQLAGEYKKRKYRVQYGESDYTFISRMLEDAGVSFYFDNGGESRLVLDDRPQANVARVPITYRDHPTDADREHVTKVVVGRRLRPGKYTVRDHDHRRPANYKLLATASGAGPVEDQLERFHYVPGAFLFESQKGESSPTADDQGKYRADESEGEALAQRRLEAKRASAREIVFKTNVIDPAPGAVLSFLEHPKSELGPDKKLLVLESQLSGEVPAEWDHSCVAVSADAPYRPPLRTRKPRAQGVESATVVGPPGEEIHVDEFGRVRAHFHWDRESKMNNDSSCWIHVSQPWGGAGFGGTNLPRIGQEVIVDFLGGDPDRPIIVGRVYTNLQKTPYSLPMNKTQSGWKSNSSPSTYGYNEIMFEDKAGSELVRMQAEKDLHKLVKNDQETTIGRDRTTGIGHNEDVTVGNNATKSVLNSLREAVGMIRARAVGVDEVVQIGRNQTIDVGEKIEITCGKSKFVMDKDGNITLKGVRILVDGSEHVQVFGDPIDLN, from the coding sequence ATGGCCGACACGCACCCGAGCATGCGAAACAAGGGAACCGGACTGAGCTCGGGGGTCTACCGAGTCGAGGTGCAGATCGCGTCGGGCGACATGCTCGATGTGCGTCGCTTCCAGGTCACCGAGCGGATGTCCTCGCTCTTCGAGGTCCAGATCGTCGCCGTATCGGACAACCCGGATATCGACTTCGAAGCCGTCATCGGCCAGCCCATGACCTTCACCGCGCACGCGAATCAGACCCGCGTCTGGTCCGGACTGTGCAGCCACCTCCAGCAGGTGGCCGTCGAGGAGCGCTACCTCTCCACCTACGAGCTGACCCTGGTCCCGCGGCTCTGGCTCGCCACCCAGCGCCGCAACTACCGCATGTTCCAGCACAAGTCGGAGGTCGACATCGTGCTGCAGCTCCTCGGCGAGTGGGGCATCTCCCCCACGCGGCAGCTTGCCGGCGAGTACAAGAAGCGCAAGTACCGCGTCCAGTACGGCGAGAGCGACTACACCTTCATCAGCCGCATGCTGGAGGACGCCGGGGTGAGCTTCTACTTCGACAACGGCGGAGAGAGCCGGCTCGTCCTCGACGACCGCCCCCAGGCGAACGTCGCCCGCGTGCCCATCACTTACCGCGATCACCCGACCGACGCCGACCGCGAGCACGTCACCAAGGTCGTCGTCGGCCGCCGCCTGCGACCCGGCAAGTACACGGTGCGCGACCACGACCACCGGAGGCCCGCGAACTACAAGCTCCTGGCCACCGCCTCCGGCGCCGGCCCCGTGGAAGATCAGCTGGAGCGCTTCCATTATGTGCCTGGCGCGTTCCTGTTCGAAAGTCAAAAGGGCGAGAGCTCGCCGACAGCCGACGATCAGGGCAAGTACCGCGCGGACGAGTCCGAGGGCGAGGCGCTCGCTCAGCGTCGGCTGGAGGCGAAGCGCGCCTCGGCACGGGAGATCGTGTTCAAGACCAACGTCATCGATCCCGCACCGGGCGCCGTCCTCTCGTTCCTCGAGCACCCGAAGAGCGAGCTCGGTCCCGACAAGAAGCTGCTCGTCCTCGAGTCCCAGCTCTCCGGCGAGGTACCGGCCGAGTGGGACCACTCCTGCGTCGCCGTGAGCGCCGACGCGCCCTACCGACCGCCGCTGCGCACGCGCAAGCCCCGCGCGCAGGGCGTCGAGAGCGCCACGGTGGTCGGTCCGCCCGGCGAGGAGATCCACGTCGACGAGTTCGGCCGCGTGCGCGCCCACTTCCACTGGGACCGCGAGAGCAAGATGAACAACGACTCGTCGTGCTGGATCCACGTCAGCCAGCCCTGGGGCGGCGCCGGCTTCGGCGGGACCAACCTGCCGCGCATCGGACAGGAGGTCATCGTGGACTTCCTCGGCGGCGATCCCGACCGGCCCATCATCGTCGGCCGCGTGTACACCAACCTCCAGAAGACGCCCTACTCGCTGCCCATGAACAAGACGCAGAGCGGCTGGAAGAGCAACTCGAGCCCGTCCACGTACGGCTACAACGAGATCATGTTCGAGGACAAGGCCGGTAGCGAGCTCGTCAGGATGCAAGCCGAGAAGGACCTCCACAAGCTGGTCAAGAACGATCAGGAGACGACGATCGGCCGCGACCGGACGACGGGGATCGGTCACAACGAGGACGTCACGGTCGGCAACAACGCCACGAAGAGCGTGCTGAATAGCCTGCGCGAAGCGGTGGGGATGATCCGCGCCCGCGCCGTGGGTGTCGACGAGGTAGTGCAGATTGGCCGGAATCAGACCATCGACGTCGGGGAGAAGATCGAAATCACGTGCGGCAAATCGAAGTTCGTGATGGACAAGGACGGCAACATCACGCTCAAGGGCGTTAGGATCCTGGTCGATGGGAGCGAGCATGTCCAGGTCTTCGGCGATCCGATCGATCTCAACTAG
- a CDS encoding DUF2169 family type VI secretion system accessory protein, with protein MGIPSPVYPALVERTADAIRQPSLSARGARAHCTLRALPVRPFRRSNAHTLTPRVDGCSIAGGVKVVSLSQLPVGLVVWQPHPGAWMQTFVCKSTFKLYPGVCALAAEQEPLHLSDRHWRDDACWSLYAASDFVPHRARADVVLVGHAFSPNGTAVRSLTARVIVNDIDKAIEVYGARSFTQHGVLDQSSRFTRMPLLWEYAGGGPGTSNPVGMPPHARDIHGRRNLPNLQRPGAVVIGPDDVIEPVGFGPVASGWPTRRQKLGRYAATFPGNDWHRQPLPPDLDVSYFNAAPVDQQTTALRNDERLILEHLHPEHPHLVTSLPGLHPRAYVDRPGEPSQGVAMWPDLLWINTDRCICTVTWRGQVPLREPQEAGQILVALEGPYQTLVSNDSEGVASSSGVGLASGRAGAAMSEIGLQAPYDQAHDGDSAVHNEDDPEVCTLPLDVNQDLAVSRLALPFATVPAGQPAPPSSPAQRLAVPPFVQSAPPAAAVPPSSRAQHLEAAAAAFVQAAPRAAAVPTPAAAAQPPADAPTATSAASLVAAKPALPFVQGERAEPALRHQAESSPRGAEPAEAPDKVLRPPLVAIPPALSPALHAPPAPERDARSPPLTAKEPAPPAMLGPLARPDMGAMEPSAEEAPEPDTQAKKPGPLPAPEEPVPPLAAYPIERCAVIAAKLAQRPADCDTILKAEKLTPKNWQSLHEQWLDEIQDEIARRKKKLLSAYDAAYVAALEKERGPITAGEYAQLVISAEQGQGQAALAELGLPDESMMRIRRVWLERIVKDKKAAAAVRAAMRKADEA; from the coding sequence ATGGGCATTCCTAGCCCGGTCTACCCTGCGCTTGTAGAGCGGACAGCCGATGCTATCCGGCAGCCATCCCTGTCCGCAAGAGGGGCCCGCGCGCATTGTACGCTCAGGGCTCTGCCAGTGCGGCCGTTCAGACGGTCGAACGCCCACACATTGACGCCTCGTGTTGATGGTTGCAGTATCGCCGGCGGAGTGAAGGTCGTCTCCCTTTCGCAGCTCCCCGTTGGCCTGGTCGTGTGGCAACCCCATCCAGGCGCCTGGATGCAGACGTTCGTCTGTAAAAGCACGTTCAAGCTGTACCCCGGTGTGTGTGCCCTCGCGGCCGAGCAGGAGCCGCTCCACCTATCCGACCGCCACTGGCGCGACGACGCGTGCTGGAGTCTCTATGCGGCCTCCGACTTCGTCCCCCACCGCGCCCGGGCGGACGTCGTCCTCGTTGGCCACGCCTTCTCGCCCAACGGCACGGCAGTCCGATCCCTCACTGCCCGCGTGATCGTGAATGACATCGACAAGGCCATCGAGGTCTACGGAGCTCGCAGCTTCACGCAGCACGGCGTCCTCGATCAGAGCTCGCGCTTCACCAGGATGCCGCTGCTCTGGGAGTACGCGGGCGGCGGTCCCGGCACCTCCAACCCCGTCGGCATGCCCCCCCATGCTCGCGACATCCACGGGCGACGCAACCTCCCCAACCTCCAGCGTCCAGGCGCTGTCGTCATCGGGCCGGACGACGTCATCGAGCCCGTGGGATTTGGACCCGTTGCCTCCGGATGGCCCACCCGCCGGCAGAAGCTGGGGCGCTACGCGGCCACGTTCCCCGGCAACGACTGGCACCGTCAGCCCCTGCCCCCGGACCTCGACGTCAGCTACTTCAACGCCGCGCCGGTCGACCAGCAGACCACCGCGCTCCGCAATGACGAGCGGCTCATCCTCGAGCATCTCCACCCCGAGCACCCGCACCTCGTCACGAGCCTCCCGGGGCTCCACCCCCGCGCCTACGTCGACCGCCCCGGCGAGCCCTCGCAGGGCGTCGCCATGTGGCCCGATCTGCTCTGGATCAACACCGACCGCTGCATCTGCACGGTGACCTGGCGCGGCCAGGTCCCGCTCCGAGAGCCGCAAGAGGCCGGGCAGATCCTGGTCGCGCTGGAGGGGCCTTATCAGACCCTCGTAAGTAACGACAGCGAGGGCGTGGCCAGCAGTTCTGGAGTGGGGCTCGCGAGCGGCCGGGCCGGCGCCGCGATGAGCGAGATCGGGCTCCAAGCGCCCTACGACCAGGCGCACGATGGCGATAGCGCCGTGCACAACGAGGATGACCCTGAGGTCTGCACCCTGCCGTTGGACGTGAATCAGGATCTCGCCGTCTCCCGGCTGGCCCTACCGTTCGCCACAGTGCCCGCGGGCCAACCTGCTCCCCCGTCGAGCCCGGCGCAGCGCCTCGCAGTCCCCCCCTTCGTGCAGTCCGCGCCGCCGGCGGCCGCGGTACCCCCGTCGAGTCGGGCACAGCACCTCGAGGCCGCGGCCGCTGCGTTCGTTCAGGCCGCGCCACGAGCAGCCGCGGTACCCACTCCGGCAGCCGCGGCGCAGCCGCCCGCCGATGCGCCCACTGCCACCAGCGCGGCTTCACTGGTCGCCGCGAAGCCCGCGTTGCCATTCGTGCAGGGCGAGCGAGCTGAGCCTGCGCTACGTCACCAAGCAGAGTCTTCGCCGCGAGGGGCGGAGCCAGCAGAGGCTCCTGACAAGGTGCTGCGTCCGCCGCTTGTCGCGATCCCTCCAGCGCTGTCGCCTGCGCTGCACGCGCCGCCTGCGCCTGAGCGCGATGCGAGGTCTCCGCCCCTGACGGCAAAGGAGCCCGCCCCTCCTGCCATGCTCGGCCCACTGGCGAGGCCAGACATGGGGGCGATGGAGCCCTCGGCAGAGGAGGCGCCCGAGCCTGACACCCAGGCGAAAAAGCCTGGTCCGCTCCCCGCGCCGGAGGAGCCCGTACCGCCTCTCGCGGCCTACCCCATCGAGCGTTGCGCAGTCATTGCGGCCAAGCTCGCGCAGCGGCCGGCGGACTGCGACACCATCCTCAAAGCGGAGAAGCTCACGCCGAAGAATTGGCAGTCGCTGCACGAACAGTGGCTTGACGAGATCCAGGACGAGATCGCGCGCCGGAAGAAGAAGCTCCTGTCAGCGTACGACGCGGCCTACGTGGCGGCACTCGAGAAGGAGCGCGGGCCGATCACAGCGGGCGAGTACGCACAGCTTGTGATCTCGGCCGAGCAGGGGCAGGGCCAGGCGGCACTGGCCGAGCTGGGCCTGCCGGATGAGTCGATGATGCGGATCCGGCGGGTGTGGCTGGAGAGGATCGTGAAAGACAAGAAGGCGGCGGCAGCGGTGCGGGCTGCAATGCGGAAGGCGGACGAAGCTTGA